Within Prosthecodimorpha staleyi, the genomic segment GATAGGCGGCGGGCAGGCCGGCCAGATGGCCAATCCCGACCGCCTCCAGCGCCGCATCCGCGCTCGCCGCCCGCCGGCCGAAGAAGCCGCGCCAGAAGCCGAGATTTTCCTCGACCGTCAAGGCCGGCTTGAGGGCATCGGCATGACCGAAATAATGCGCCTGCTGGGCGATCGAAAGGTCCGCATCGCCCCCCTCCAGCGCGATCCTGCCCTCGCTCGCCGCGACCAGGCCGGCGATCACCCGCAAAAGCGTCGACTTGCCGGCGCCGTTTGGGCCGGTGACGACGAGCGCCTCACCGCCCGAAACGGAAAAGGCGAGATCGTGGAAGACGAGCCGCCCGCCGCGCTGGCAGGCAAGCCCTCGCGCATCGAGCCGAAGTGGCGGAAAGGCAGGCATTTCGGCTGATTCCGATCCGGTTGGAGCGCCACCCGCTGCGCCGCACAAAAAAGCTGCAGCCCGTTGACCCACGCGACTCTCGTCTGACTGGCCTCGTCTTACGAAATTGGCTACAAGGCGCGCAACCCGCGGCGACTGGCCGCGGGCTCCGGGTTTTTCCCGAGACGGTCCGTCGCGGCCGCCGGTGTCCTCGCAGGATACCGCAGGTGCATCGCAAAACGCCGGCAGGCGCACCGCGACGACAAGCCCGACCAGGGGTCCCCGTCTCCAGCCGTGAAGGAAGGCCGCCGTGACCACATCCCTCGACAGCTTCAAGTCTGCCAAGACCCTCGAGGTCGGTGGCAAGTCCTACACCTATTACAGCCTCGTCGAGGCGGAGAAGAACGGCCTTGCCGGCGTCTCGGCCCTGCCCTTCTCGATGAAGGTGCTGCTCGAGAACCTGCTGCGCTTCGAGGACGGCCGCTCGGTCACGGCCGACGACGTGAAGTCGGTCGCCGAATGGTTGGTCAATCGCGGCAAGGCCGAGCGCGAGATCGCCTACCGTCCCGCCCGCGTGCTGATGCAGGACTTCACCGGCGTGCCGGCGGTGGTCGACCTCGCCGCGATGCGCGACGCCATGAAGGCGCTCGGCGGCGATCCGGAGAAGATCAACCCGCTGATCCCTGTCGATCTGGTCATCGACCATTCCTTCGTGGTCGACTTCTACGGCAACGCAACCGCGCTCCAGCGCAACGTCGAGCGCGAATACGAGCAGAACCAGGAGCGCTACCGCTTCCTGCGCTGGGGCCAGAACGCCTTCGAGAATTTCCGTGTCGTGCCGCCCGGCACCGGCATCTGCCATCAGGTCAACCTCGAATATCTGGCCCAGACCGTCTGGACCAAGACCGAGGACGGCGTCACCTACGCCTATCCGGACACGCTGGTCGGCACCGACAGCCACACCACCATGATCAACGGTCTCGGCGTGCTCGGCTGGGGCGTCGGCGGCATCGAGGCCGAGGCGGCCATGCTCGGCCAGCCGATCTCCATGCTGATCCCCGAGGTGATCGGCTTCAAGCTGATCGGCAAGGCGGCGCCCGGCATCACCGCCACCGACGTGGTGCTGACCGTCACCCAGATGCTGCGCAAGAAGGGCGTGGTCGGCAAGTTCGTCGAATTCTTCGGCCCGGGCCTCGCCTCCATGTCGCTGGCCGACCGCGCCACCATCGCCAACATGGCGCCGGAATACGGCGCCACCTGCGGCTTCTTCCCGGTCGACGACGAAACCCTCGCCTATCTGACCACCTCTGCGCGCGCGACCGACCGGATCGCCCTGGTCGAGGCCTATTCCAAGGCCCAGGGCATGTTCCGCACCGACGCCACGCCGGACCCGGTCTTCACCGACACGCTCGAACTCGACCTGTCGACCGTCGAGCCGTCGCTGGCCGGCCCGAAGCGTCCGCAGGACCGCGTCGTGCTCAAGAACGTCAAGGCCGGCTTCGCCGCCTCGCTCGAGGGCGAGTTCAAGAAGCCCGGCGAGATCGACAAGCGCGTGCCGGTCGCCGGGCGCGACTTCACCGTCGGCCATGGCGACGTGGTGATCGCCGCGATCACGTCCTGCACCAACACCTCCAATCCGAGCGTGATGATCGGCGCCGGCCTGGTCGCCCGCAAGGCGAATGCGCTCGGCCTGAAGGCCAAGCCCTGGGTCAAGACCTCGCTGGCGCCCGGAAGCCAGGTGGTCGCCGACTAC encodes:
- the ccmA gene encoding heme ABC exporter ATP-binding protein CcmA, with protein sequence MPAFPPLRLDARGLACQRGGRLVFHDLAFSVSGGEALVVTGPNGAGKSTLLRVIAGLVAASEGRIALEGGDADLSIAQQAHYFGHADALKPALTVEENLGFWRGFFGRRAASADAALEAVGIGHLAGLPAAYLSAGQRRRLSLARLLVSNRPIWLLDEPTSALDAASEARFTAIVAGHQQAGGIVVAATHQPLLFSAVRSLVLAPAGMAEEIAG
- the acnA gene encoding aconitate hydratase AcnA codes for the protein MTTSLDSFKSAKTLEVGGKSYTYYSLVEAEKNGLAGVSALPFSMKVLLENLLRFEDGRSVTADDVKSVAEWLVNRGKAEREIAYRPARVLMQDFTGVPAVVDLAAMRDAMKALGGDPEKINPLIPVDLVIDHSFVVDFYGNATALQRNVEREYEQNQERYRFLRWGQNAFENFRVVPPGTGICHQVNLEYLAQTVWTKTEDGVTYAYPDTLVGTDSHTTMINGLGVLGWGVGGIEAEAAMLGQPISMLIPEVIGFKLIGKAAPGITATDVVLTVTQMLRKKGVVGKFVEFFGPGLASMSLADRATIANMAPEYGATCGFFPVDDETLAYLTTSARATDRIALVEAYSKAQGMFRTDATPDPVFTDTLELDLSTVEPSLAGPKRPQDRVVLKNVKAGFAASLEGEFKKPGEIDKRVPVAGRDFTVGHGDVVIAAITSCTNTSNPSVMIGAGLVARKANALGLKAKPWVKTSLAPGSQVVADYFNKSGLQTDLDALGFNVVGFGCATCIGNSGPLDEPISEAINAADLVAAAVLSGNRNFEGRVNPDVKANYLASPPLVVAYAIAGSMQIDLANDPIATTADGTPVYLKDIWPTKEEIDAVIAQYITRDVFASKYASVFEGDARWQGIEITKGLTYSWQSTSTYVQNPPYFAGMSATPAPVTDIRSARVLGLFLDSITTDHISPAGSIKAASPAGEYLRDHQVRPQDFNQYGTRRGNHEVMMRGTFANIRIKNQMLGGKEGGNTIHYPSGKELPIYTAAMQYKSEGVPLVVFAGKEYGTGSSRDWAAKGTNLLGVRAVIAQSFERIHRSNLVGMGILPLQFKDGDGWQALGLKGDEAVTILGLEAGLKPRQILTAEITRADGSKTSVDLICRIDTLDELDYFKNGGILQYVLRSLVAA